The following are from one region of the Jatrophihabitans telluris genome:
- a CDS encoding DUF3817 domain-containing protein yields the protein MASKRVRGIVGSFKRYRVLAFATGVLIIPLFVVSLPAHYIWHYKGTGAGVLAFIGVLHGFLFPIYLILALDLGIRMRWSWTRLALRMLAGTVPLAAFIVEHRASKEVAELVAADEQRTPSDNR from the coding sequence TTGGCCAGCAAGCGTGTGCGGGGGATCGTAGGGTCCTTCAAGCGGTACCGGGTGCTGGCCTTCGCCACCGGCGTCCTGATCATTCCGCTGTTCGTCGTCTCGCTGCCGGCGCACTACATCTGGCACTACAAGGGAACCGGCGCCGGGGTGCTCGCCTTCATCGGGGTCCTGCACGGATTCCTGTTCCCCATCTACCTGATCCTGGCGCTCGATCTGGGGATCCGCATGCGGTGGTCCTGGACGCGGCTCGCGCTGCGGATGCTCGCCGGGACGGTTCCGCTGGCGGCGTTCATCGTCGAGCACCGGGCCTCGAAGGAGGTCGCCGAGCTGGTGGCCGCCGACGAGCAGCGCACCCCGTCGGACAACCGCTGA
- a CDS encoding copper resistance CopC/CopD family protein, which produces MIVRLRGRILAGLAVLAAALLALLVLAPAASAHAVVVGSDPTDGQRLASPPAKVTIRFDEAVGLSLGYLRVVDAAGRRVDAGTVTHPGGVGSSISVALKPSLPDGTYLASFRVVSADSHPVIGSLRFVIGNGPLSLSGTPASGTTTQRSVTVALAVVHWLSFAGVGLVGGCWLVFSIWPSGQRQLAVRRAVWAGWIAAVAGAVGEFLLQGPYAAGTGLATIGRTELLDATLHVNSGQLLSLRLVLIGVLGLVLTALFTDDLRRRPSWGPEAAAMVGVGIVVTYAATGHSQSANPRWLAVLVDSLHLSAMIVWLGGLAILVVAAFARSRPAPADPDAYADADADDDADAEADDADADAAELAAGLPIFSRVALGAVVTLAVTGTVQAWREVGTVDAITTTMYGRLVVAKVALFIGLVVLGYFARRIVQRRDWTQARSNGPLTRMRRALLVEVIVGAAVLGVTGVLIAQPPGKVALAAERSKPVSATVVLVRGGASAATVAVNPGRHGAVDVQITITGGSTPTAVSATAALPGKQLGPYPLKLVSSGARSYSASGLILPSAGTWQLTLTVQTSEFDAITAVAQVHLS; this is translated from the coding sequence GTGATCGTTCGGCTCCGCGGCCGGATTCTCGCCGGCCTGGCGGTGCTGGCGGCTGCCCTCCTCGCGCTGCTGGTACTGGCTCCCGCCGCCTCGGCCCATGCCGTCGTGGTCGGCTCGGACCCGACCGACGGGCAGCGGCTGGCGAGCCCGCCCGCGAAGGTCACCATCCGGTTCGACGAGGCCGTCGGCTTGTCGCTGGGCTACCTGCGGGTGGTGGACGCGGCCGGACGTCGGGTGGATGCGGGCACGGTCACGCATCCGGGCGGGGTCGGGTCGAGCATCTCGGTCGCACTCAAGCCCTCGCTACCGGACGGGACGTACCTGGCCAGCTTCCGGGTCGTGTCAGCCGACTCGCATCCGGTCATCGGATCCCTGCGGTTCGTGATCGGCAACGGACCCTTGAGTCTGTCCGGAACGCCGGCGTCCGGAACGACGACGCAGCGCTCGGTGACGGTGGCGCTGGCGGTGGTCCACTGGCTGAGTTTCGCCGGTGTGGGCCTGGTCGGCGGTTGCTGGCTGGTGTTCTCGATCTGGCCATCCGGCCAGCGCCAGCTGGCCGTCCGCCGGGCGGTGTGGGCGGGCTGGATCGCGGCCGTGGCCGGTGCGGTGGGGGAGTTCCTGCTGCAGGGCCCCTACGCGGCCGGGACCGGGCTGGCCACGATCGGCCGGACGGAGCTGCTCGACGCGACCCTGCACGTGAATTCGGGCCAGTTGCTGTCGCTGCGGCTGGTCCTGATCGGCGTGCTCGGGCTGGTGCTGACGGCGCTGTTCACCGACGACCTGCGCCGGCGCCCGAGCTGGGGCCCGGAGGCGGCCGCGATGGTCGGGGTCGGGATCGTGGTGACCTACGCCGCCACCGGCCACAGCCAGTCGGCGAACCCGCGCTGGCTGGCGGTGCTGGTCGATTCGCTGCACCTGAGCGCGATGATCGTCTGGCTCGGCGGACTGGCCATCCTGGTGGTGGCCGCCTTCGCGCGCTCGCGTCCGGCGCCGGCCGATCCCGATGCCTATGCGGATGCGGATGCCGATGACGATGCGGATGCCGAGGCGGATGACGCGGATGCTGATGCGGCGGAACTCGCCGCGGGTCTGCCGATCTTCTCCCGGGTGGCGCTGGGGGCGGTCGTGACCCTGGCCGTGACCGGGACCGTCCAGGCCTGGCGGGAAGTCGGTACCGTCGACGCGATCACGACCACCATGTACGGCCGGCTCGTGGTGGCCAAGGTGGCGCTGTTCATCGGCCTGGTGGTGCTCGGATACTTCGCGCGCCGGATCGTGCAGCGGCGCGACTGGACGCAGGCGCGCTCGAACGGTCCGCTGACCCGGATGCGCCGGGCTCTGCTGGTCGAGGTGATCGTGGGCGCCGCGGTGCTCGGCGTGACCGGCGTGCTGATCGCCCAGCCGCCGGGCAAGGTCGCGCTGGCGGCCGAGCGCAGCAAGCCGGTAAGCGCCACCGTGGTGCTGGTTCGGGGCGGTGCGAGCGCGGCGACCGTGGCGGTCAATCCGGGGCGGCACGGGGCCGTGGACGTGCAGATCACCATCACCGGGGGATCGACCCCGACGGCGGTCAGCGCGACCGCCGCGCTGCCGGGAAAGCAGCTGGGGCCCTACCCGTTGAAGCTGGTGTCGTCCGGGGCGCGCAGCTACAGCGCGAGCGGGCTGATCCTGCCTTCGGCCGGGACCTGGCAGCTCACCCTCACCGTCCAGACGTCCGAATTCGATGCCATCACCGCGGTGGCCCAAGTGCACCTGTCCTGA
- a CDS encoding zf-HC2 domain-containing protein has translation MTCERYREAASARMDGEPLQLPASALDHHLATCSQCAAWLAEAERLGRALRISGQTAPDLSAAILNDVVLPARRLGRYRRRLRLGLIALGFVQWALAVPALFGNSVGMSMGVHTSHESAAWNLALGASFLAVAVKPSRASGTLPILATFVVVLSALSISDVATHAVDPARLASHIGVVLGLLLVGLVARSEWSRPRSRAAAPGSVPAVEDELFRRRHRGAA, from the coding sequence GTGACTTGTGAGCGCTACCGCGAGGCGGCATCGGCCCGGATGGACGGTGAGCCGTTGCAGCTGCCTGCCTCCGCGCTCGACCACCATCTCGCGACGTGCTCCCAGTGTGCCGCATGGCTGGCCGAGGCCGAGCGCCTCGGTCGCGCGCTGCGGATCAGCGGGCAGACCGCTCCGGACCTCTCGGCGGCGATCCTGAACGACGTGGTGCTGCCGGCCCGCCGCCTGGGGCGCTACCGGCGCCGGCTTCGACTGGGCCTGATCGCGCTCGGGTTCGTCCAGTGGGCGCTGGCGGTGCCGGCGCTGTTCGGCAACAGCGTGGGCATGAGCATGGGGGTCCACACCTCGCACGAGTCGGCGGCCTGGAACCTGGCCCTCGGCGCCTCCTTCCTGGCGGTCGCGGTGAAACCGTCCCGGGCCAGTGGCACCCTGCCGATCCTCGCCACGTTCGTGGTGGTGCTGTCCGCGCTGTCGATCTCCGATGTCGCCACCCACGCGGTCGACCCGGCAAGGCTGGCCAGCCATATCGGCGTCGTCCTCGGCCTGCTGCTGGTGGGCCTGGTCGCCCGCTCGGAGTGGTCGCGGCCGCGCTCGCGTGCCGCCGCGCCGGGATCGGTGCCCGCCGTCGAGGACGAGCTGTTCCGCCGCCGACACCGGGGTGCCGCGTGA
- a CDS encoding PKD domain-containing protein gives MLDVWSPPGVDVAPTSAFSSSCTGLSCSFDGRASSDPDGTIASYSWDFGDGTSGSGATVSHSYAAAGTFSARLTVTDNQGATGSVTHSVTASAGGGGPSVLATDSFNRTSASGWGSADTGGAWTVAGTASNYTVGGGSAAMRIAVAGSQPSAYLGSVASTDTDLRVGVAVDKIADNNGLYLSVVPRRVSANNEYRARLRLLSTGAVSMYLSRVVAGAETVIGTTVTVSGLTATPNATVSVRVQAVGTSPTVLKAKAWLAGGSEPSTWTVTGSDTTAALQAPGGPELISYLSSTSTSAPVTARFSGLTAVRTAVANQPPTAAFTASCPTLTCSFDAGNSSDPDGTITSYAWTFGDGTTGSGASPTHTYQQAGPETVSLVVTDNAGSAATISHTAQPVAPPVNSPPTAAFVSSCSGLACSFDGTGSADSDGTIASYSWVFGDGSPAGSGSSPSYTYAVGGTFTVTLTVTDNQGATNAVSHDVTVTAPPPPNSPPTAAFVSSCSGLACSFDGTGSADSDGTISSYSWVFGDGSPAGSGSSPSYTYAVGGTFTVTLTVTDNQGATNAVSHDVTVTAPPPPNSPPTAAFVSSCSGLACSFDGTGSADSDGTIASYSWVFGDGSPAGSGSSPAHTYAAGGTFTVTLTVTDNQGATNTVSHDVTVTAPPPPNNPPTAAFVSACSGLACSFDGTGSADSDGTIASYSWVFGDGSPTGSGSSPAHTYAAGGTFTVTLTVTDNQGATNATSRSVTVTAPSSVYASDAFNRSVTNGFGTADQGGPWSLSAGSTYYSVAGGLASIRLNAGQQIGASLASAAASTTDADITLGLTSDKAQVGNGLYTWVSGRRVSATTEYRARIRLSGTGAVFLYLTKVVNGTETALTTERALTGTTFTPGALLRVRVQVFGTTPTTVRAKVWPGGTTEPTAWAASTTDTTSALQVAGGFGFTAYLSSAATNAPVLARIADLSARHTGL, from the coding sequence ATCCTGGACGTCTGGAGCCCGCCGGGTGTCGATGTCGCGCCGACGTCGGCCTTCTCCTCCTCGTGCACCGGCCTGAGTTGTTCCTTCGACGGACGGGCCTCCTCGGACCCGGACGGCACGATCGCCTCCTACAGCTGGGATTTCGGCGACGGGACCTCGGGATCGGGAGCCACGGTCAGCCACAGCTACGCCGCGGCCGGCACGTTCTCCGCCAGGCTGACCGTGACGGACAACCAGGGCGCCACGGGCAGCGTGACCCATTCGGTGACGGCTTCTGCCGGTGGCGGCGGGCCGAGCGTGCTGGCCACCGACTCCTTCAACCGTACGAGCGCGTCCGGCTGGGGTTCGGCGGACACCGGAGGCGCCTGGACGGTGGCCGGTACCGCGTCCAACTACACGGTCGGTGGCGGTTCGGCGGCCATGCGCATCGCCGTGGCCGGTTCGCAACCGTCGGCCTATCTGGGCAGCGTCGCATCGACGGACACGGATCTGCGGGTGGGCGTCGCGGTCGACAAGATCGCCGACAACAACGGCCTCTACCTGTCCGTCGTTCCGCGCCGGGTGAGCGCGAACAACGAGTACCGGGCGCGGTTGCGGTTGCTCTCGACCGGAGCGGTGAGCATGTACCTGTCACGCGTGGTGGCCGGCGCCGAGACGGTGATCGGGACGACGGTCACCGTCAGCGGTCTGACCGCCACGCCGAATGCGACGGTGTCGGTTCGCGTGCAGGCCGTCGGGACCTCGCCCACCGTCCTCAAGGCGAAGGCGTGGCTTGCGGGTGGGTCCGAGCCCTCGACCTGGACGGTGACGGGCAGCGACACCACGGCCGCACTGCAGGCGCCTGGTGGGCCGGAGTTGATCAGTTACCTGTCCTCGACGTCGACGAGCGCACCGGTCACCGCGCGGTTCAGCGGGCTGACCGCGGTCCGCACCGCGGTGGCCAACCAGCCTCCGACGGCGGCTTTCACGGCGAGTTGCCCGACGTTGACCTGCAGTTTCGACGCCGGCAATTCCTCCGATCCGGACGGGACGATCACCTCCTACGCCTGGACCTTCGGCGATGGTACGACCGGTTCCGGGGCGAGTCCGACGCATACCTACCAGCAGGCCGGACCGGAGACGGTCAGCCTGGTGGTGACCGACAACGCGGGCAGCGCGGCGACGATCAGCCATACCGCGCAGCCGGTCGCGCCGCCGGTCAACAGTCCGCCGACGGCGGCGTTCGTCTCGTCGTGTTCGGGGCTGGCGTGTTCCTTCGACGGCACCGGTTCTGCCGATTCCGATGGGACGATCGCCTCCTACAGCTGGGTTTTCGGGGATGGGTCGCCGGCCGGGTCGGGTTCGTCGCCGTCCTACACCTACGCGGTGGGTGGGACGTTCACGGTGACGCTGACGGTGACCGACAACCAGGGCGCGACGAATGCCGTGTCCCATGACGTGACGGTGACGGCTCCGCCTCCGCCGAACAGTCCACCGACGGCGGCGTTCGTCTCGTCGTGTTCGGGGCTGGCGTGTTCCTTCGACGGCACCGGTTCTGCCGATTCCGACGGGACGATCTCCTCTTACAGCTGGGTTTTCGGCGATGGGTCGCCGGCCGGGTCGGGTTCGTCGCCGTCCTACACCTACGCCGTGGGTGGGACGTTCACGGTGACGCTGACGGTGACCGACAACCAGGGCGCGACGAATGCCGTGTCCCATGACGTGACGGTGACGGCTCCGCCTCCGCCGAACAGTCCACCGACCGCGGCGTTCGTCTCGTCGTGTTCGGGGCTGGCGTGTTCCTTCGACGGCACCGGTTCTGCCGATTCCGACGGGACGATCGCCTCTTACAGCTGGGTTTTCGGCGATGGGTCGCCGGCCGGGTCCGGGTCCTCGCCCGCCCACACCTACGCTGCGGGCGGGACGTTCACCGTGACCTTGACCGTGACCGACAACCAGGGCGCGACGAACACGGTATCCCATGACGTGACGGTGACCGCTCCGCCACCGCCGAACAATCCACCGACGGCGGCGTTCGTCTCGGCCTGTTCGGGGCTGGCGTGTTCCTTCGACGGCACCGGTTCCGCCGATTCGGACGGGACGATCGCCTCCTACAGCTGGGTTTTCGGGGATGGGTCGCCGACCGGGTCCGGGTCCTCGCCCGCCCACACCTACGCTGCGGGCGGGACGTTCACGGTGACCCTGACCGTGACCGACAACCAGGGCGCGACGAACGCGACCTCTCGATCGGTGACGGTCACGGCGCCGTCGTCCGTCTATGCCTCCGATGCCTTCAATCGCAGCGTGACCAACGGCTTCGGAACGGCTGACCAGGGCGGCCCGTGGAGTCTGAGCGCAGGTTCGACGTACTACTCGGTCGCCGGTGGGCTCGCCTCGATCCGGCTCAACGCGGGGCAGCAGATCGGTGCCTCACTGGCCTCGGCCGCGGCCAGCACCACCGACGCCGACATCACACTGGGTCTCACCTCCGACAAGGCTCAGGTCGGAAACGGCTTGTACACCTGGGTTTCCGGACGCCGGGTGTCCGCGACGACGGAGTACCGGGCCAGGATCCGGCTGTCCGGAACCGGGGCGGTGTTCCTCTACCTGACCAAGGTCGTGAACGGCACCGAGACCGCGCTGACCACCGAGCGGGCCCTGACCGGGACGACGTTCACGCCCGGCGCGCTGTTGCGGGTTCGGGTGCAGGTGTTCGGTACGACGCCGACCACGGTCCGGGCGAAGGTCTGGCCGGGCGGCACCACCGAACCGACCGCCTGGGCGGCTTCGACCACGGACACGACGTCGGCGCTGCAGGTCGCGGGCGGGTTCGGCTTCACCGCGTATCTGTCCAGCGCCGCGACCAATGCTCCGGTGCTGGCGCGAATCGCCGACCTGAGTGCTCGGCACACCGGCCTCTGA
- a CDS encoding sigma-70 family RNA polymerase sigma factor — protein sequence MDTPEFDPTTLAALRARAGDRAAAAEFVRLTQTDVWRLCANLGSAADADDLTQETFARAFASLHRFAGRSTARTWLLSIARRVCADAIRHRRPVVPMASVEPLQRGGDPADTVGLRMLLDALEPAYREAFVLTQLLGLTYPEAADVVGCPTGTIRSRVARARDGLVRGLGSSRRADGTAG from the coding sequence GTGGACACGCCGGAGTTCGATCCGACCACGCTCGCTGCGCTGCGCGCCCGTGCCGGTGACCGGGCAGCGGCCGCCGAGTTCGTCCGGCTGACCCAGACCGACGTGTGGCGCCTGTGCGCGAACCTCGGTTCGGCCGCCGACGCCGACGACCTCACGCAGGAAACCTTTGCGCGCGCCTTCGCCTCCCTGCATCGCTTCGCCGGACGGTCCACGGCCCGGACGTGGCTGCTGTCGATCGCGCGGCGGGTGTGTGCCGACGCCATCCGCCACCGGCGTCCGGTCGTGCCGATGGCCTCGGTCGAACCACTTCAGCGCGGCGGTGACCCCGCCGACACCGTCGGGCTGCGGATGCTGCTGGACGCTCTGGAGCCGGCCTATCGCGAGGCGTTCGTGCTCACCCAGTTGCTCGGGCTGACCTACCCCGAGGCGGCTGACGTGGTGGGCTGCCCGACCGGGACGATCCGCTCACGGGTCGCCCGGGCCCGCGACGGGCTGGTGCGGGGTCTGGGATCGTCGCGGCGGGCCGACGGGACCGCCGGCTGA